In a single window of the Papaver somniferum cultivar HN1 chromosome 8, ASM357369v1, whole genome shotgun sequence genome:
- the LOC113305863 gene encoding uncharacterized protein LOC113305863: MLIGDKKIEITCVYGAVEADEKIAQWSYISDLAKQIQKPWEQIGDLNIILDPGEKKGGNNSISSSKAFVTQVIESLGLQDAGYEGSPFTWSNNRSGDANICERIDRALYLTSGFKFSITQSLTHPTLATIVAASWNLHSSNSPARSFASNLKYVSPDLAQWNSDVFGNIHKNIKTLNNKIENIHKSGNFSSKIDTLKNLQAELGKWYKIKNDNYHQLSRDNLFIEYDQNTVYSLFS; the protein is encoded by the exons ATGTTAATCGGTGACAAAAAGATAGAAATTACTTGCGTTTACGGTGCAGTGGAAGCAGATGAAAAAATAGCACAATGGTCATATATTTCAGATCTAGCCAAACAAATTCAAAAGCCTTGGGAACAAATTGGAGATCTGAATATCATCCTGGATCCTGGAGAAAAGAAAGGCGGCAACAATTCGATCTCTAGCAGCAAGGCTTTCGTTACTCAAGTTATTGAGTCTCTGGGCCTCCAAGATGCGGGATACGAAGGATCCCCATTTACTTGGTCAAATAACAGAAGCGGAGATGCTAATATTTGCGAAAGGATTGATAGAGCATTATATCTTACCAGTGGATTCAAATTTTCCATAACACAAAG TCTTACGCACCCTACATTAGCAACAATAGTGGCAGCATCTTGGAATCTCCATTCCTCAAATTCCCCGGCTCGAAGCTTCGCTTCTAATCTGAAATATGTCTCCCCAGACCTAGCTCAATGGAATTCCGATGTTTTCGGAAATATTCATAAAAACATTAAAACTCTTAATAACAAAATAGAAAATATTCACAAATCCGGAAACTTCTCTTCTAAAATTGATACTCTCAAGAACCTTCAAGCAGAACTGGGGAAATGGTACAAGATTAAAAATGACAATTACCATCAACTATCTAGGGATAATTTATTTATAGAATATGATCAAAACACCGTATATTCTTTATTCTCTTAG